A segment of the Nitrospinota bacterium genome:
CGGGACTGAACCCCAGAGCACGACCTCACCTCGCAGCGCCTGGTCCTCTAGCGCGGGAGTGGGCTCACCAACCACCAAAGGAACGGCGGCCACCTCCCTGGAACAGGCCTGGCAACTGAGCTTTTGAGCGCCCCAGGAAGTTTCCGTTCTCTTCAACGAGTCAGCCCCTTGCATGCCCCCCAATATAGCATACCCGTGCTGCTACGGCCACGGGGCTTGCGTGCACGAGTCACACCCCCGCCACATCGAGCCGGTAGAGCTTTTGGGCATTACCGTGGAGGATCGCCTCAGCCGCCTCCAGCGCCTCCTCTTCCGTGAGGGAGCCGAAGGCCACTATCTCGCCCAGGGTGGCCGCCAGGGCCTGCTTGGCGTGGGTTGCGCCCCACCAGTAGAGCTCGGGAATGGTAAAGCCGTCGGAGCCGTACAGGACCTTGCTCCAGGGAGCAATCCCCAGAAGGTCGCCCAGGATGGAGACCATGCTGTAGTGGACGAACGGGATGGCCAGCGAGAGCCCCACGTAGACATTCGCGTAGAGGCTCACCAGGTAGCCCGCTTCTCGAACAAAGGGGTAGCCGGCGTGGAGCAGCACGACTGAGGCCCCATCGCAGACCTCATCTTCCAGGAGCGAGCGCAGGTGGAGAGGGTTACTCAGCCTTAGGTCAAGGTCGGAGTCCCCGAACCCGGTGTGGAATTGAATTGGAACCTTCAGCCTGCCGCTCATCTCAACACCCTGCCAGATGCAGTAATCGAGCAGTTGTTTGTGCTGGAGCCGGATGGCACCCTTCCGTTCGGCCTCGCTGCGCACTTCGTCGAAGGCCGCCCCGGCCTCATCCACAGTGGTTGGCTCCAAGGCAAGCCCGGTCCGGTAGGCGATAATGCTTTTCAGGGCCACACAGCCGGCCGCAACCCCGGCCTCCACCTCCTCCCGGTACCGCGACAGAAAGGAGGTGAAGTCGTTCTCCTCCATTATGAGCCGTTCCAAAAGGTCTTCGAGGCGAAGGATGGGATGGACCTGGCACGGAAGCAGCGCCCGCAGCTCAGAGACGGGAAGGCTCCCCGGGGGGAAGGCCTCGTCGACGAGCAGCGCTACGATTCTCGCCTCAGTGACGAGCCTCCCCCCATAAGCGGCGATGTCTTGAGCCTTGCGGGCCCGGAGGATTGCCGTCAGTGTGGGCTCACACCCAAGCAGCGAGCTCCAGTCTTTTATCGCCCGGCGGAAAAAGAGCGAAGTGGGCACGTGGTGGCGGGCCTGGTCGCGCTCGTCGCTCTCGCTGAACAGAGCCAGGGCCTCTTCTTCGCCAAGCGGGACATGGGGCGGGGAGAGGGAATGGCAATGATGGTCGATGACGGGGAGTTCTAGGATGGAGAGGCGCATGGGCTTAAAACTTGTAGAAGTGCTGGGCCAGCTCGAACTCCAGGTCCTTATCTTTGAAGCCTTCCCAGACGGCCCGCTTCACGATGATGTACTCTTTTGCCAGGACCGGCCCCATGGCCTCGCAGAGGACCTCATCCTGCTCGAGGGCGTTGATGGCTTCTTCGAGCGTGGTGGGCAGGCGTTCGATGCCGCGGGAAGCCCGCTCCTCCTCGCTCAGGCGCGCCGGGTCGACCATCAACGGCTCGCCCGGGTCTATCTCTTTTTCAATCCCGTCCAGCCCGGCGGCCAGCAGCCCTCCCAGGGCGATGTAGGGGTTGTTGCTAGGGTCGGAGCACTTGAGCTCGAGGTTGAGGCTCTTCATCTCCCGCTCCCAGTAGCCCGAGGCGATGCGGACCGCCGCCTCCCGGTTGTCGGGCCCGTAACAGGTGTAGGCGGACGCCCATGTCTGAGGCTGAAGCCGCCGGTAGGAGTTGACGCTGGGGGCGGTAAGGGCAACAAGGGCGGGCAGGTGGGCAAGGACCCCACCGATAAAGTGATAGCCGTGGCGACTGAGGCGATGGGGGTCATCGGCGTCGAAGAATAGATTCAGCTGGCCGTCCTCGTCCCAGGCGCTAAGGTGGATGTGGCAGCCGTTGCCCGGGAGGTCGGCGAATGGTTTGGGGGCGAAGGTAGCCCACAGCCCGTGGGTGCGCGCCACGCCCCGGATCGTCTCTCTAAAGACGATCTGGTTGTCCGCCGCCTTGAGGGCCGTAGTGTGGACGATGGGAATCTCCTGCTGGCCTGGACCCAGCTCGGGGAAGTATTTTTCCACCCTGACGCCCTGCTCGCTCAGGGCGTCGATCATCTCATGGATAATCGCCTCGGCCTCGTCCATACCGATGGAGCTGAAACAGAGGCTCTGGTCAATGGGCAAAAAGCTCTCCCCGCTTTGTCGGACGAGGTAGAACTCGTTCTCGAATGCCGCTTGCCACTTAATCCCCCGCCGGCTGGAGCGCTCGATCATTCGACCGAGGAACGAGCGAGGGCAGGCCTCCCAGGGCGTGCGGTCGTGCTCGACGAGGTTAACCAGCATCCTGGCGCTTCGGGGCGCATACGGCAACTGGGTGAACGACTCTAAGTCGGGAACCATCCGAATCTCCCCCACGGGGCCGAAAGTCCCCTCAGGAGCGATGGCGTCCAGCATGATGAACGACTGCATGGCGACGGTGAGTCCGATCCCAGATTCCATGGAGGACTTGAGAAAATCGATGTGGGTTGTCTTGCCCCGGATGACCCCGTCGCTGTCACAATAGAGAAAGCGGACGAGCTGGACCCCGGCCTCGCGGGCTCGGGCGATAACACGATCCGGATCAGACATGGGGCACCTCAGATTATCGGCGAAGGAGCGTGAAATATTTCCGAATACCCTATCGGCTCACGGTCGGCGCGGGCTCGCCCGAGGCCCAAAAGCCCCCTTATTCGGAAAATCGCGGAAAATCGCGGAAAAAACCCTGCCCCATTATAAAGCCTCCCGCCGCGTACCGCAAAACCATTTCGGGGGATTCGCGCATTTTCACGGTCCTCCTCGCCATCGCCGCCGATTCCTCGGCCCCTTCCTATAGGGATTTTCTCTTGTCAACGGCCGGGCGTTGTGCTATCTAGAATGGAAAGCCCCCGGTATGGAATCGGGCGCTCACCATTTGTTGATTTCAATCTCCATGCGCCGACCCAAAGCATCGAAGAAGGGCCTCCCGCCGAGCATCGGACAGCGCCTTCGGATGGCGCGCCTCGCCCACGGGCTGACCCTCAGAGAGGTGGAGCTGGTCACCGGGATCGGTGTCTCCCACCTCTCGCAGATCGAAAACGGCTACAGAAACGTCAACGTCGTCAAGCTCGAGGCCATGGCCGTCTGTTACGACTGCGCCGTGGCGGACTTCTTCCCCCGGGCCGGCGAGCCAAAGCCGGATTTCTACAAGGCCAAGCGCCTGACCCCCACCCAGCGCAAGGTGCTCAACGCCATGGAGAATGAGGCGATGGCCGGGCACCTCCTCGAGCAGGCCCGAATGAAGGTCAAGTACAAGGCCGCCAAGGCCCGCCGCCGCCGGGCG
Coding sequences within it:
- a CDS encoding glutamine synthetase, with amino-acid sequence MSDPDRVIARAREAGVQLVRFLYCDSDGVIRGKTTHIDFLKSSMESGIGLTVAMQSFIMLDAIAPEGTFGPVGEIRMVPDLESFTQLPYAPRSARMLVNLVEHDRTPWEACPRSFLGRMIERSSRRGIKWQAAFENEFYLVRQSGESFLPIDQSLCFSSIGMDEAEAIIHEMIDALSEQGVRVEKYFPELGPGQQEIPIVHTTALKAADNQIVFRETIRGVARTHGLWATFAPKPFADLPGNGCHIHLSAWDEDGQLNLFFDADDPHRLSRHGYHFIGGVLAHLPALVALTAPSVNSYRRLQPQTWASAYTCYGPDNREAAVRIASGYWEREMKSLNLELKCSDPSNNPYIALGGLLAAGLDGIEKEIDPGEPLMVDPARLSEEERASRGIERLPTTLEEAINALEQDEVLCEAMGPVLAKEYIIVKRAVWEGFKDKDLEFELAQHFYKF
- a CDS encoding helix-turn-helix transcriptional regulator, whose amino-acid sequence is MRRPKASKKGLPPSIGQRLRMARLAHGLTLREVELVTGIGVSHLSQIENGYRNVNVVKLEAMAVCYDCAVADFFPRAGEPKPDFYKAKRLTPTQRKVLNAMENEAMAGHLLEQARMKVKYKAAKARRRRAAKER
- a CDS encoding amidohydrolase family protein → MRLSILELPVIDHHCHSLSPPHVPLGEEEALALFSESDERDQARHHVPTSLFFRRAIKDWSSLLGCEPTLTAILRARKAQDIAAYGGRLVTEARIVALLVDEAFPPGSLPVSELRALLPCQVHPILRLEDLLERLIMEENDFTSFLSRYREEVEAGVAAGCVALKSIIAYRTGLALEPTTVDEAGAAFDEVRSEAERKGAIRLQHKQLLDYCIWQGVEMSGRLKVPIQFHTGFGDSDLDLRLSNPLHLRSLLEDEVCDGASVVLLHAGYPFVREAGYLVSLYANVYVGLSLAIPFVHYSMVSILGDLLGIAPWSKVLYGSDGFTIPELYWWGATHAKQALAATLGEIVAFGSLTEEEALEAAEAILHGNAQKLYRLDVAGV